The window tccatctgtaaattctccccttgtaatatcctgtaaaaggagtttataaAAGTCATCACTAGGGGCAggtacggtggctcagtggttagccaaggacccgggtttgatcccggttctgggtcactgtctgtatggagtttgcacatactccccatgactgcgtgggtctcacccccacaatccaaaaagatgtgcagggtaggtgcattggccatgctaaaattactcttcaattggggaaaaaaaagaattgggtactctaaatttatgttttttgtaatttaaaaaaaagtcatcaCTCTCAGTACacaatagaaattctgaacagacaattctagtttctctggaacattttttcccgtctctcacactctccctgggctgaaatccaaacccatctcaccgtctacgccatttctttcctccactcccaggtttctccctccctctcctctgcctgggttcagttatccagctcctgtctgcagactgacaataaaatcaatgggtcttattgggagtttggggcctccagcgggtgtttgtgaattctctccgcccacctgccagggtttccttcccacagatcagagtcctcattgatgaTTTGAGCCCAACCTGGAAccacgttaaattggcccttaattgggaaaaaaaaattccatGAAGATTCGTGGCTTCACAAAGTGGTTCCAACTCCTCACACCCATCTTCTTAacacaggcattgtcaaagtcgaGGGCGCGACCCGTGTGTGGGTCACGGGCAGATGTCGGGAGGGTCCCGGAGCCGTCAGTCGCggagctcccgatcgcgcaaatccgcgtgaagcagccggcttttaataataccGGCttcaagcagccttcaaaatggccacgaacatattaACAAAATGCGGCCGCGCTGCGCATGTGTGCCTGCTCATCTGTGCACATGCTCaagagttttgcgcatgcgcagtgcggccgcattttctgAAATCTAGTCGTagcctttttgaaggccgctGCAGCCGGCATTGCTAAAAGCCGGCTGTAGAAGGTTCGGGGGAAATTATGcgattggttgctttctgaactttgaaGTCTCTTACTCCAAGAATGGTGAGAGATCCAACGATGGTTTCACCGCAGCTGTAACTTCAACAAAGAGATGTCAACGTTTTaaatcttgatttttaaacattccaaaacaaagtgcctgctggtcgtatttggaagctttatcaattaattgattgatttttaaatgtcttttatttttttacatttttaattgtaatgtttcggtgaaatgtggtgaacctccaatttGTAGAGCATGTAAACTTTTTTTTCTGTTaaactttatcaaataaaccccctccccctgaacttgtaaaaacaaaTCCGGCTGTTGCCCGTGAATTTGTGCAATCGGAGTcgcagaagatttaaaaaaaaatgtctgtaatcttcctgcctgaagggaggcagagagcaggtcacacaccctgaacattgacatcacgtgctttgggcgcgattgcgattcctccatgttgtcagcagcaaataagataagagaaaatagtgggtcacgaaggtcagcgggCTTCggctgcgaaggtcggccggtgtaggtcacgaagatcggccgggttggatcccgaaggttggccggttgtaaaaatgggtccccggaaaaaaagtttgaacaaTATTGCCTTAACaggttgacacatttatttgaatgACGAAAAGCatggtgcttagcactgctgcctcacggtgccaaggacccgagttcgatcccggccccgggtcactgtccgtgtggagtttgcacattctccgtgtttctGCATGGCTCTCagatccacaacccaaagatgtacagggcagacgggttcgccacgctaaattgcacattaattactgtaaatttatttcaaaaaagttCACTaagttcctaatgttcacaattaaagggatgGGTTCCCCatgagatggctgacatttaaggatgattaaattaataatggacagagatatgtctaGTGTTGTTACATGGTACAGATTGGATATATTATTTACAGTTTGTAATAAAGTAAACGTATTATTATTTCTTGTCTTGTAATACAACACTGTAGCTacgttatagatttccagtcatcaTTGCTCCgattctaatctctgtgtcctggtcagtaagctgagcttggatctgtcaatcaacacgaatcagcaccttcaggagaattgggagggtgaatattagatacagcagagtgagaatggagggataatgtgtgggatggagatttacagcttttggagaacgagagaggaACTCAAATTGTCagctctgaatttctatcctgtactgaccgctgacttttgtaaattgtttttaaaggatattggaagaggaggaattattgACAGAAATCTTAAACATCACGTCtcgatgtgacaaactcactcgattccttctgatctgaatatcatcggcgagaaggagaaatgtttgtccaatctgtcggcttcaaaagattttaaacgtgAGCGTGACTGGAAAAGTactgagacccacacaacacgcaCCCGAGTGAGCTGACTGTGGAAGGAGCTTaaacagttacacagcctgaaaaaacatcacaccattcacagtgaggagacacagtgCACACGTTCTGTGTGTAGATAAGActtccactgattgtccaacctggagagacacgaggagacccaaaatatGGAAAAACCATCGATATGCGGGGACTCTGGGAAGGGATACAGAGTCCCATCAGAGCTggagactcatcgacgcagtcacattggggataggccgttcacctgctctcagtgtgggcagggattcactcagttatccagcctgcagagacatcagcaaattcacactggggagagactattcacctgctccgtgtgtgggaagggattcactcagttatccagtctgcagacacaccagcgagttcacacaggcgagaggccattcacctgctctcagtgtgggaagggattcattgattcatccaccctgcggagacatcagcgagttcacaatggggaaagaccattcacctgctctcagtgtgggaagggattcattaattcatgcaacctgtggaaacatcagcaaattcacactggggagaggccattcacctgctctcagtgtgggaagggattcacacagttatccaccctgcagagacatcagcgagttcacgctggggagaggccattcacctgctctcagtgtgggaagggattcattgattcatccaccttgctgagacatcagcgaattcacactggggagaggccattcacctgctctcattgtgggaagggattcattgattcatccaccttgctgagacatcagcgagttcacactggggagagaccgttcacctgctctcagtgtgggaagggattcactcagttatccagtctgcagacacaccggcgagttcacactggggagaaaccattcacctgctctcagtgtgggaagggattcacacagttaaccaacctgcagacacaccaacgagttcacactggggagaggccattcacctgccctcagtgtggggagggattcattcattcatccaacctgcagtcacaccagcgacttcacactggggagagaccattcacctgctctcagtgtgggaagggattcacttggttatccagtctgcagagacatcagcgagttcacactggggagaggccattcacctgctctcagtgtgggaagggattccttcattcatccaacctgcggagacaccagcaagttcacactggggagaaaccattcacctgctcttagtatgggaagggattacatagaaacatagaaaataggagcaggaagagactaTTTTGCCCTTggcacctgctctgccatttattatgatcatggcttatcatccaactcaatagctaatcccactttccgtccatatcctttgattccctttgctctaagtgcgatatctaactgcttcctgaaaacatacaatgtatttgcctcaactatttcctgtggtaacaaattccacagactcaccactctctggttgaagatgtttctcctcatctctgtcctaaatggtctaccccgtatcctcagattgtgacctctggttccCACCATCAGGATAatatttcctgcatctaccctgttaagtCCTGTTggaatattataggtttctatgagatccccattcttctgaactccagcgaatacaatcctaactgatgcACTCTCTCATACATCAGTcataccatcccaggaatcagtctaggaaatttttgctgcactccctctagagcaagtacatccttcctcagagaaggagaccaaaactgctcacaatattccaggtatggcctcgccaaggccctttagattgcagcaagatattcctgctcctgtactctaatctgctcgcaatgaaggctagcataccatttgccttctttgccacCTGCTGTAGCTGCTGCTTTCCTTCAGTGACgtgtacgaggatacccaggtcttgttgcacattcccctcctaaTCTATGGCCGTTCAGATAAtcgtctgccttctcattttgttacctcatctaAATAGTTAAtatatagggtggcacagtggttggcactgctgcctcacggcactgaggaccagtGTTCattcctgccccgggtcactgtctgtgtggagacaaattctccctgtgtctccgtgggtctgacccccataacccaaagatgtgcagggtaggtgaattggccacactaaattgccccttaattagaaaaaaagaattgggtactttcaatttttaaaaaaatcatcaatatatcttgtgaatatctggggtctgagcaccgatccctgcggtaccccactaatcactgcctgcccaTTTGAAAAagaccattaatccctactctttgtttcctgtctgcaaccagttttctatccatctcaatacagtactcctgatcccatgtgcttttattttacacactaatatcttatgcgggactttggtcAAAAGCtacctgaaagtccaaatataccacatccactggctgcccctcattaactctaccagttacaccctcgaagaattccagtagatttgtcaagcatgattttcccttcaccaATCCATGCTGaccctgtccgatcctgccactggtttCTCAGTGCTTTGCTATAAAATTTTTGATAATGAATTCTAGATATTTCCCCACTGCCGATGTCtgacttactggtctataattccctgttttctctctatctcccttttaaaATAGTGGAATTATATAaggcaccctccaatctgcaggaactgttccagagtttaaagaatcctggaagatgaccaccaatgcatccactatttctggagcAACTTCTTTAAGTCctttgggatgcagattatcaggccttggggatttatcagccttaaatcccatcaatttccccaacatcatTTCTCTCCTAACATTgacctccttcagttcctccctctcactcaatCCTGCGTTCCGTCAACATTTCTGGTGTCTGATTTGTGCccttatttgtgaagacagaaccaaagtatgtatttatttgctcagccatttctttgttccctattatacattcccctgtttctgactggaaggaacctacatttgtcttcaccaatctttctcttcacattccaaaagaaacttttacaatcagcctaatttcttgttttatgccattcccaacatcaccactgcagtttaggGGTCTATTTATgatgcccactaatgtttttgccccttggtgtttctcagctctaccaatACAGATTCCGCATTGTTGAAGCTAATATCTTTCCTCGGCATTAATTCCCtgtttaaccagcactgccactccagtgccttttcctttttgtctgttcttcctaaatactgaatatattcaattcccatccctggtcatcctgcagccatgtctccacaaTCCCAATTATCTCACACCCGTTTACGTCTATTTGTGCGATTCACTTGGTTATaccgtctgcagtcacaccagggagttcacactggggagaggccattcacctgctgtcaATGTGTGAGGGGATTTAGTAATTCATCGCACTTTCTGAGACACCGACAAGTTCACAACCGATTatagggattggattctgctgttattgtttctgttctcaattacatccaggactgcatctTGTTCATtcttggtcaatggggatggtcagagggtttctttctgctggactggccggtctcatgaCTTcgtctccagtgggctgattctctctgagccttcttgcgaatatctggttgcacatttcacaaggagtgaaagggtgtttggaggttAGAAGATGTTTCATTACCATCTCTTTTTGGAAACCCCcaaaatcatgccacattgccatgaagatgggctgtgGTGGTTACATGGGTCTTTTGTTTAATTAATCTTGGTGCTTCTCACAGAAGAAATTTAttagggtatgaggggcaagttgtctgaggtgcactgggaaactacattaaatagtatggtgggagacaggcaatcactaatatttaaggaattattacagatttacactgggatcggttagctcagttggctggatggctggtttgtgctgagtgacaccaacagcacaggttaaattcccatagcggctgaggttagccatggtctgtgtcagtatttatgctccacatgatccacccacccctctacatCTCCCCCCTCAGCATCTCCtattctttctccctcatgtatgtatctagctttacgCTCATtggattcatgctgttcacctcaaccactcgctgtgggagtgagttccacgtcctgaccactcgctgggtaaagaggtttctactgaaattcctattggattattgaatcccttcataatcttaaagatttccatcaggtcacccatcagtcttctcttttccagaaaaaaacagccccagcctttcctgagtgttaaatgctctcagttctgtatattatgaatgtttgttgcaccttatccagtgcctcaatttcctttttccaaatggagttcaccaatgttgacagagctcccagtgcAGGCTAACCCTGGTTCTAAACAAGGTGAACATTTCCTCCAtgattttcaattctatccctctaggAAGGACCCCTATatatgggccccacactttaggaaagatgtgaagttcttaGAGACGATATTGAGAACGTTTATGAGAATAacaccagagatgagggactccagttagttgcagtgactggagcagctgaatttctctcctgcgatcacagcatctggagggttgggaatggggccattcagccttttgCGACCATGTCGGCTCTGTGTGGAGcaagccagtctgtccattgccccaTTCTATCCCccgaatccctgtgggtttatttctctcagtgcccatccaatttcataTTGAAATCATtccatcatctctgcatctcctaccctcataagcagtaggttccaggtcattaccatcaCTTCATGTACACAAGGCTCCTggagcacagaggagtctatttggcccattttcccCATTCCAGCTCTTTGTACAGTgacccatttaatcccatagTTCGGCTAggttgttttctttttcagaatgcattaaattcccttttggaagttacagcGTAATGAGATTCTGGCACCATTTatcgacagtgcattccaaatcacaacaactcgctgtgttttacaacaaataattgtgcatatggtgtgtctggagtttcacagagtattcaaaatggtgtcaacgccgtggttattacacaaaattaagactcaatctttatcaatgattTTGGTGAGGACACCGAGTGTAATATATCCTCGTTTGCGGACattagaacaaatgtacatttctataaaacctctcaCTACCACTAGAACCTCAAgtatggagtacttttgaaacatattcactgttgtaatgtaggaaactgtaagtacgcatgtgtaatcacattttgttttaaaattgttattttcatagtgtattCGCTGTCATtggtaacaaggtcaaggaagcccttttatacctcaaACACGTGGCTTCCTGCAGTCATTTCACCTTCTGTATCTTTTCTATATTAACTATGTATTGGTTTCATAGcaaaaaacaataattaaattcatgattattcagtagtgaacattgattattattagtgaattggtgtatcaggtaattatattgcaaagactagatatttattttaaaaattaacactaccaaccaaaatgtttccagaaactgcagagctatcagaatttgtttgaaaaaataaattactttataattttgagaagttacaagacatcatattctgccaagaaTATGTGGGCTAGGCAgtggagtaatggtattgttactgagctagtaatccagagacccaggttaatgctctggggatctgggatcgaatctgcctatgacagatattgaaattgaataaaagtctcaAATTAAAAGGATAATGTtgacattgttgattgttgtaaaagcccgtcgggtccttcaggaaatctgctctccttatgtGTCCTGGctgacacgtgactccagatccacagcaatgttgtggttgatttgtaagtgccctctgaaatagcctcacaagacacgcagttcaagggtaattggaatgtgcagtaaatgctggtccagccagtgacccccacctcccatgagtgaataatttttaaggcggctcattgttcaatctgaagactagtaagaaactgtctctttgattggatttggTTTGTTGTCACGtattccatacatgagaaaacataagacatacaataaatatacaatataaatacacagaagcatatggagtgtagtactacccaGTAAAGAACCAGTGTACCTTGTATTAACCAAATGTATTAATTACAAATTACTGTATTAATTATTTTGTAACATGATTAAATAAGTAGTGATCcttaattgagttacaattaatgaaacgattttttaaaaaattcattggacgtgggcgtcgcaggctgtgccagcatttattacccatccctaattgcccttgagggctggtaagagtcaaccacattgctatgggtctggagtcacatgtaggccagactgggtaaagacggcagatttccctcccaaagtgcattagtgaaccagcaggtttcatagacttttaattccagatattttattgagtttaaattccatcacctgtggtagtaggattcaaacccgggtccccagatcattatcctgggtttatggatgactagtccagcgacgataccactacaccactgcctccccactgtgtaactggttaaatctctttccacagttagttcactggaacactctcactcgggtgtgtgttgtgtgggtctcggtgcttttccagtcacactgatgtttccacagtcagttcactggaactctcactcgggtgtgtgttgtgtgagtctcggggcttttccagtcacactgatgtttgaaatattttctcACAAACTGAacagagaaacatttctccttccacattcgaaTGACAATATTCAGTTGCTGATGAATCAACTGACTTATGTCTGGTTTTTAATGCAATATCTAGTCTGAATTTCCTGAATGCAAACTTCTATTACcctgtaaatagaacatagaacatagaatagtacagcacagaacaggcccttcgtccctcgatgttgtgccgagcaatgatcaccctactcaaaaccacgtatccaccctatacccgtaacccaagaacacccccccttaaaccttactttttaggacactacgggcaatttagcatagccaatccacctaacccgcacatctttggactgtgggaggaaatcggagcacccggaggaaacccacgcacacacggggaggacgtgcagactccgcacagacagtgacccagccgggaatcgaacctgggaccctggagctgtgaagcatttatgctaaccaccatgctaccgcgctgcccctaaATTGAGTTTTAAAAATCATCACTGTCAGGACAGGATAGATATTCACAACACATAGTGCTCGTTTCTATGGAATATTCCTTCCTCTCCCATCCCCAAAACCTGTATCTCTCCATCTCACACGCACTCCCTCCATTCTCTCTGCTGTGCCTAATATATACCATTCAAATTCTTCTGAATGACAATTCATGCTGATGAACAGATCCATGTTCATTAATTCCTGTACAGGGCAAAGAGACTTGAAAAGGATCATATAGGCAGGATAGATGTATATATTACTGGATTAAAAATGTGTGTAATGTACACTGCATCACTCGGTGAGGCGATGGCATATTGTTAATATCTCATGACgagtatgggcagcatggtggcgcagcggatagcactgctgcctcacgtgccaaggtcccaggttcgatccggctctgggtcactgttcgtgtggagtttgcacattctccccgtgtttatgtgggtttcacacccacaaccctaagattttcagggtaggtggattggccatgctaaattgtcccttaattggaaaaaaataattgggtactttaaattcataacaaaaaatgtaaaagtcacatgactagtaatccaggccctGAGTAATTCTCTGGGAATTGGGGTacgaatcccactatggcagatggtgaaatttcaattaaataaaaatctgaaattaaaagtaatgatgatcatgaaaacgttgtcaattgttgtaaaagcccatcagaTGTACCTCAGATATCAGAAATCTCTGGAGTTCCCCATGTCCTCATTGCTGTCCCCTTGGGTATAACAGCTCTCAGTCAGGTGGAGTCAGTCACACGTGTCTCTGTCatgtttccattcctattttatcacacACCTCCCAGTGACACCACAACACAGAAACCTCAAAATATCATTGCTTCCTTTCACCTTGTCCTCCTATTACAATTGGATATTTATATACAATTGGATATAATTGGGCCTTTTGTCTCCATTAATATCAGCTTACCTGCCGTTGAAATGACCTCAGAGGCACTGGAACCAGACTATGTTTATTATACCAGACTCCAATCAGCCCAGGACCTGCAGTGGCAACATACACCAGAATTGGAATAAAAGGCAGGTTATTGTTTAAtaaagtgggcggcatggtggcctagtgcttagcactgctgcctcacggtgccagggtttgatcctggtcccgggtcactgtccatgtggagtttgcaccttctccgtgtgtttgcgtgggtctcacccccacaacccaaagatgtgcagggtaggtggattgaccacactaaatttccccttaattggaaaaaattaattgggtactctaaattcatttcttTAAAATGTCTGATGATAACAGTGACAGTGTAACACACACCAGAAGTGGATTATATTATGTTGTCAACAAACCATGACGATCTGATTATTATATGAAAACCAAATGTAGTTCCGGTTCTCCAGATACTGactgtggccgctctcaccattTGAAActgtcacaatgcccgggtgattgacagCGGCTTCGGACCAATAGGATCAGGtggggcgggactggaggaccgaccgggagcggctggtcctccaaccaatcggagtgaaagaGAGGCAGGGCctgctgtgattgaagcatgcgcagtgtgcgtAATGGCGACGGAGAGCGGTTGCTTGTTTACATGTGTAGCAAGTAAGCGGTGGTGAACCATATGTAGCGAGCGAGAGATCGCGGGGAAGGGCGGAAACGCTGCGTAAGCACCTTGGAAAAAAGTTAGCCGGACCCAGATTGTACCGAGCGGGGCTGCAGCTCCTCATTTTCGGCCTGAATTAATGGCCGCCATCTTTAGTGGAAACAGTGTGCACCATGGCGCATGCGTGGCCGccatctttgtcggggcgatgtttcaatgagtgggaggggcttgttccccattgttcagaatggagacaacttgtccatcaaactggattagtctttgagtcccaatgtctgAATGATGGGGCGGTGGATTGATGGAAAGAAAGGGAAAAATACATCCTGCTCTCCTGATTCCAATACCTCATGGTCTCAAGATCTGTGGTTCTGTCCACCCATGGCAGAAACTCAAGACTCTGAGTAGATGTCATCCTCAAATTGAGGGACTGCTGATGACGACAAGGGGCAAAGTACAGCAGGGAGCATGATCGGTCATTTAGATGAGGGAGCAGGAGAAGAAACGTTGGGATTTTCTATCCCAGAttgacaatcatagaatcacagtgcacaaggaggccattcggcccctcaagtctgcacaaTCCTCAGACAGTTTCTGAGGAGATAGACGGATTGAATGGTTAGGAAGTGGAATTTGTAGCAGGGAGCGAAGACAGTAGCTTAAGTCTTCCCAAGATTAAAATGAGGGAACTTTctaacccagagatggagagatttTTCAGGGAATCAAAGGATTTGAGGAGGAGGACGGGAAGTTGGAGATTaaaccaagatcagccatgatcatcgtGAATGTTGAAGCAGCTCAATGGGGCTTatggtttactcctgctcctatttcatatgttcgtaTAGAGGCCAGAATCCTGTGTAGGGATGTAGGAATCCAGACCGGATGGTAGGTTCCCTTCCCTGAGGACATTACTGAAACAGTTGGTTTTTCGTGACAACCCAGCAGTTTCCATGGTCACTttctcccagtgccggccccacaaatgaccagattctttCAGCTCAACCTGTGTTttttgggttctctctcactccctatttttctgttttaaatcaatttcacaggatgttagaaggggaggatttgcagttAGAAAACTGAAAACagacatcacatcaggatctgaatatcatcggatTTTTAACATGCAAGAAACTAGCAATGCTGGCAGTGCggagaaatgtggggactgtgagcAGGGATTCAGATCCCTGTCTGAGCTGGAAGCCCATCAGCCcaatcacactggagagagactgttcacctgcccagagtgtgggaagggatttacctggtcatccaacctgctgagacaccagcgagttcatagtgGGGAGACACCATTCACCTgcccagagtgtgggaagggattcactcgatcatcAGGGCTGCaacaacaccagcgagttcacactggggagaggccattcacctgctccaagtgtggaaagggatttactGATTCTTCCACTCTGTTgaaacaccagcaggttcacacggacgagagaccttttaaatgtgtagACTGTGAGAGGTGCTATAAAAGTTCCCTCAACCTAATGCGTCATCAGCGagctcacactgatgagagaccgttcaggtgctcggACTGTGGAACTGGGTTCAGGCAGTCATCTGAACTCATtgtacaccagcgaattcacactggggagaggccgttcacctgccctgaatgtggtaagggattcactcaatcatcagGA of the Scyliorhinus canicula unplaced genomic scaffold, sScyCan1.1, whole genome shotgun sequence genome contains:
- the LOC119961547 gene encoding zinc finger protein 229-like; its protein translation is MEKPSICGDSGKGYRVPSELETHRRSHIGDRPFTCSQCGQGFTQLSSLQRHQQIHTGERLFTCSVCGKGFTQLSSLQTHQRVHTGERPFTCSQCGKGFIDSSTLRRHQRVHNGERPFTCSQCGKGFINSCNLWKHQQIHTGERPFTCSQCGKGFTQLSTLQRHQRVHAGERPFTCSQCGKGFIDSSTLLRHQRIHTGERPFTCSHCGKGFIDSSTLLRHQRVHTGERPFTCSQCGKGFTQLSSLQTHRRVHTGEKPFTCSQCGKGFTQLTNLQTHQRVHTGERPFTCPQCGEGFIHSSNLQSHQRLHTGERPFTCSQCGKGFTWLSSLQRHQRVHTGERPFTCSQCGKGFLHSSNLRRHQQVHTGEKPFTCS